One genomic region from Nymphaea colorata isolate Beijing-Zhang1983 chromosome 10, ASM883128v2, whole genome shotgun sequence encodes:
- the LOC116262633 gene encoding UNC93-like protein 1 — protein sequence MGMKTQGTEEASGLEDGGVVNFQSKGVRYNSPVAQVVLVGLVCFCCPGMFNALSGMGGGGQVDHTVANNANTALYTTFAVFGILGGGIYNVLGPHLTLFAGCSTYVIYVGSFLYYNHQKDQTFAVIAGAILGVGAGLLWAGQGAIMTSYPPFGRKGTYISVFWTVFNFGGVIGGLVPFVLNYHRTSPSVNDGTYIAFMSFMSLGALLTLTILPPNKVVREDGSRLEFVKYSNPSKEAKEILKLFLNWKMLMIVPAAWASNFFYSYQFNNVNGLLFNLRTRGLNNVFYWGAQMLGSVGIGCLLDFSFRSRRTRGFVGVGIVAVMAAAVWAGGLAKQLQYSLDNKPELLDFKDGKRFMGPFHSTSATVYWMPCFRACVIG from the coding sequence ATGGGCATGAAAACCCAAGGAACCGAGGAGGCTAGTGGCTTAGAGGATGGAGGTGTTGTTaacttccaaagcaaaggcgttCGCTATAACTCACCAGTAGCTCAGGTAGTCCTGGTTGGCCTGGTCTGCTTCTGCTGCCCAGGCATGTTCAATGCCTTGAGTGGCATGGGTGGAGGCGGCCAGGTTGATCACACTGTTGCCAACAACGCCAACACTGCTCTGTACACCACCTTCGCTGTCTTCGGCATCCTTGGTGGTGGCATTTATAATGTCCTCGGCCCCCATCTCACCCTCTTTGCCGGATGCTCCACTTATGTCATCTATGTCGGCTCCTTTCTCTACTACAATCATCAGAAGGATCAGACTTTTGCAGTCATCGCCGGAGCCATCCTCGGCGTTGGTGCAGGGCTCCTCTGGGCTGGCCAAGGTGCCATCATGACCTCCTACCCGCCTTTCGGTCGGAAAGGCACCTATATCTCCGTCTTTTGGACTGTTTTCAACTTTGGTGGTGTCATCGGTGGTTTAGTTCCCTTCGTTCTGAACTACCATCGAACTTCTCCTTCTGTAAACGATGGCACTTACATTGCTTTCATGTCGTTTATGTCTCTGGGAGCACTCCTCACCCTCACCATTCTACCTCCAAACAAGGTAGTTCGTGAGGATGGCAGCCGCCTGGAGTTTGTTAAGTACTCCAACCCGTCCAAGGAAGCCAAGGAGATTCTGAAACTCTTCCTGAATTGGAAGATGTTGATGATCGTCCCTGCAGCATGGGCCAGCAATTTCTTCTATAGCTACCAATTCAACAATGTGAATGGCTTGTTGTTCAATCTTAGGACCAGAGGTCTGAATAACGTGTTCTATTGGGGTGCTCAGATGTTGGGATCTGTTGGAATAGGGTGCTTGCTGGACTTCAGTTTCAGAAGCCGCAGAACCAGGGGCTTTGTTGGAGTTGGGATTGTTGCGGTCATGGCCGCAGCGGTTTGGGCCGGCGGACTAGCAAAGCAATTGCAGTATTCTTTGGATAACAAGCCAGAATTGTTGGATTTTAAGGATGGGAAGAGGTTCATGGGGCCATTTCACTCTACTTCTGCTACGGTTTATTGGATGCCATGTTTCAGAGCTTGTGTTATTGGGTAA
- the LOC116262485 gene encoding uncharacterized protein LOC116262485, with translation MYDNFGGHQPGVPGQSANLQQPNPLGSAFYGAGPGIIRSGLGAYGEKILGSSSEYVQSNISKYFSDPQYYFQVNNQYVRNKLRVILAPFLHRGQWTRIGENVGGKLSYKPPIYDINAPDLYIPLMAFGTYVVLAGFAMGRIGKFSPEATALQFSKGLIGWFLQILLLKTVIYFLGTGVAPVLDIVAYGGYAFVGVSLSVLAKIFWSYSYYVVMPWTCFCMGVLLVKTLKRTLFAPGRSYDKDASRYHYFLLSVALAQFPLFFWLGYIGA, from the exons ATGTACGACAATTTTGGTGGACACCAGCCTGGTGTGCCTGGGCAGTCAGCAAATCTTCAACAACCAAATCCGTTGGGGAGCGCATTCTATGGAGCTGGACCAGGCATCATAAGAAGTGGTTTGGGTGCATATGGGGAAAAAATTCTGGGCTCCAGCTCTGAATATGTGCAAAGCAAT ATAAGTAAGTACTTTTCAGATCCACAATACTACTTTCAAGTAAATAATCAATACGTGAGGAACAAATTGAGGGTCATACTTGCTCCATTTCTGCACAGG GGTCAATGGACAAGGATAGGAGAGAATGTGGGTGGAAAACTGTCATATAAGCCTCCTATTTACGATATCAATGCGCCTGATCTATACATTCCTTTAATGGCATTTGGTACCTATGTGGTTCTTGCTGGCTTTGCTATGGGTCGTATTGGAAA ATTTAGTCCTGAAGCGACGGCCCTGCAGTTCTCGAAGGGGTTGATTGGCTGGTTTCTGCAGATCTTGCTACTGAAAACAGTCATATATTTCTTAGGGACTGGTGTGGCCCCCGTGTTGGATATTGTTGCATATGGAGGATATGCTTTTGTGGGCGTATCTCTGTCTGTTCTGGCAAAAATTTTTTGGAGTTATTCATATTATGTTGTGATGCCGTGGACATGTTTCTGTATGGGAGTTCTGTTGGTGAAGACACTGAAGAGAACGTTGTTTGCGCCAGGAAGAAGTTATGACAAGGACGCTAGTAGATATCATTACTTTCTGCTCTCTGTTGCTCTGGCGCAGTTTCCCTTGTTTTTCTGGCTCGGCTATATTGGTGCTTGA